The Anas acuta chromosome 2, bAnaAcu1.1, whole genome shotgun sequence genome contains a region encoding:
- the PTGR3 gene encoding prostaglandin reductase 3 — protein sequence MSWSARSGVALGCRARPIVDLSYSRHFLDFQGSGIPSAMKKLVVTRRSPNFREAVALRHGVPVPLPGDGDLLVRNRFVGINASDINYSAGRYDTSVKPPFDIGFEGVGDVVALGLSASANYTVGQAVAYVKAGSFAEYTVVPAKQAVPLPSVKPEFLTLMVSGATAYISLKELGELSEGQKVLVTAAAGGTGQFAVQLAKKAKCHVIGTCSSDEKGGFLKSIGCDRAINYKTENIESVLRKDYPEGVDVVYESVGGKMFDLAVNSLATKGRLIVIGFISGYQNPTGLSPTKAEVLPAKLLKKSASIRGFFLNHYFSEYKMALKHLLEMYEKGELVCEVDLGDMSPEGKFIGLESVFRAVDYMYMGKNIGKIVVELPHSVNSKL from the exons ATGAGCTGGAGCGCCCGCAGCGGCGTGGCGCTGGGCTGCCGGGCGCGGCCCATCGTGGACCTGTCGTACAGCCGCCACTTTCTGGATTTCCAGGGCTCGGGCATCCCCAGCGCCATGAAGAAGCTGGTGGTGACCCGGCGGAGCCCCAACTTCAGGGAAGCGGTCGCCCTGCGGCACGGCGTGCCCGTGCCCCTCCCCGGGGACGGCGACCTCCTCGTCAGGAACAG aTTTGTCGGCATTAATGCATCTGACATAAACTACTCAGCCGGTCGATATGACACGTCGGTTAAACCCCCATTTGACATAGGCTTTGAAGGTGTTGGTGATGTGGTAGCGTTAGGACTCAGTGCTAGTGCCAATTACACAGTGGGCCAAGCCGTGGCCTACGTTAAAGCAGGTTCCTTTGCTGAATACACAGTCGTGCCTGCCAAGCAAGCAGTGCCTCTGCCCTCTGTGAAACCCGAGTTTCTGACTTTAATGGTAAGTGGTGCTACTGCATACATCAGCCTGAAGGAACTGGGAGAGCTGTCTGAAGGCCAGAAGGTCCTGGTGACAGCAGCGGCTGGAGGAACGGGCCAGTTCGCTGTGCAGCTCGCAAAGAAGGCAAAGTGCCATGTAATTGGAACCTGCTCCAGCGATGAAAAGGGTGGCTTTCTGAAATCCATTGGCTGTGACCGTGCAATCAactataaaactgaaaacattgaGTCTGTCCTTAGGAAGGACTACCCAGAAGGTGTGGATGTGGTGTACGAGTCTGTTGGTGGGAAGATGTTTGACTTGGCTGTTAACTCCTTGGCTACCAAAGGGCGCCTGATAGTTATTGGGTTTATCAGTGGCTACCAGAACCCTACTGGCCTCTCGCCTACTAAAGCAGAGGTTTTGCCAGCAAAACTGCTGAAGAAGTCTGCCAGCATCCGGGGTTTCTTCTTGAACCATTACTTTTCCGAATACAAAATGGCTCTGAAGCACTTGCTCGAGATGTATGAAAAAGGAGAACTGGTCTGTGAGGTGGACCTCGGAGACATGTCTCCAGAGGGCAAGTTCATTGGCTTGGAGTCTGTATTTCGTGCTGTAGATTACATGTACATGGGAAAAAACATTGGAAAAATTGTAGTTGAATTACCTCACTCTGTCAACAGTAAGctgtaa